In the genome of Paenibacillus sp. GP183, the window GCTGCGGGATATCGACCAAAACGACATCTCCGAGTTCTTTTTGAGCGAGCATAAGTGCCGTAGTGGCACCCGTAAAGCCGGCGCCTACGACAGTAATTTTATTGCGGCGAATAGCCATGGAATGGTTCCTCCTGATTGGATTGATTGGGATTATCCCATATTTTTGATGATTTCGCTAGCGAACTCCGAGCATTTGATTTCTTTCGCGCCTTCCATCAAACGGGCAAAATCGTAAGTTACGGTTTTGTTGTTGATCGAAGTTTCCAGGCCTTTATAGATCAGGTCAGCCGCTTCCAGCCAGCCCAGATGCTCAAGCATCATAACGCCAGACAGGATAACGGAACCTGGATTTACAACGTCAAGACCCGCATATTTAGGAGCTGTACCGTGTGTGGCTTCGAAAATCGCATGGCCTGTGATGTAATTGATATTGGCTCCAGGAGCGATTCCAATTCCTCCAACTTGCGCAGCAAGGGCATCAGACAAATAGTCACCATTCAGGTTCAAGGTTGCGATCACATCAAAATCAGTAGGACGAGTCAAAACCTGTTGAAGCGCGATGTCGGCAATCGCATCTTTCACGATAACCTTACCAGCTGCTTCAGCTTCTTTTTGTGCTTTGTTGGCAGCATCTGTGCCGCTGGCTTCTTTAATTTTGTCGTATTGGGCCCAAGTGAAGGTTTTGTCGCCAAACTCTTGCTCAGCTAGCTCATAGCCCCAGTTCTTGAAAGCTCCCTCGGTGTATTTCATGATGTTTCCTTTGTGAACCAGGGTTAAGGTTTTACGCTTGTGCTTGATGGCATACTCAATGGCAGAACGGATTAAACGCTTGGAACCTTCTTCGGAAACAGGCTTAATCCCGATACCGGAGGTTTCAGGGAAGCGAATTTTATTGACTCCCATTTCATTTTGCAAAAATTCAATCACTTTTTTCACTTGTGCGGAGCCGGATTCCCACTCGATACCTGCATAAATATCTTCCGTATTTTCACGGAAAATGATCATATCCACAAGCTCGGGGCGTTTAACCGGTGAAGGTACACCTGAGAAATAGCGAACTGGACGGGAGCACACATAGAGATCAAGCTCTTGGCGCAGCGCTACGTTCAGAGAGCGTATCCCGCCGCCTACCGGAGTCGTCAGAGGTCCCTTGATCGCCACGATATACTCGCGGATCGCAGTCAATGTATCGGCTGGAAGCCAGCTGTTGTATTTGTTAAAAGCTTTTTCGCCCGCATATACTTCGTACCATGCAATTTTCTTGTCGCCTTTGTAAGCTTTCTCTACAGCTGCATCGAGAACGCGCTTGGAAGCCGCCCAGATATCGGGGCCTGTCCCATCTCCTTCGATGAAAGGAATGATCGGATTGCTCGGAACTTGCAGTACACCATTCTCGATGGTGATTTTCTGGCCTTCAGTTGGCAGAGCGAAAGATTCGAATTTTGGCATGTTTGTTGTTCCTCCTATGATTTAAAAACTCGTACACACAAAAAGTGACGGGAGTCACGGCCGTTAATGCAGGGAGAGAAAAGTATCCTGCGAAAAGCGGCCGAACAGCCCGTAGTGGAAAGATGGAGCATAAATTAGGGTTAGCGTTGGTTAATCGGCGTATATTTCTGACTGACCGGTCCAGTGTACTCAGCACGTGGACGAATCAAACGGTTATTTTCATATTGTTCCAGCATGTGGGCTGACCAACCCGAAGTTCTGCTGATGGCAAAAATCGGTGTGAACAGGTCGCGAGGAATTTCCAGCACCGTATAGACGGAAGCCGAGTAGAAATCTACGTTTGGCTTCAAGCCCTTTTGCTCCGTAACCATGGCTTCAATCTTGATCGACATATCGTACCACTTCATATTGCCGGTGATTTTGCCGAGTTCCTTCGACATCACCTGCAGATGCTTGGCGCGCGGGTCTCCATTTTTGTAAACGCGGTGGCCGAAGCCCATGAGCTTCTCTTTGCGCTCCAGCTTGTCATTCACATAAGATTCAACATTGTCAACGGTTCCGATCTCTTCCAGCATAGCCATAACAGCTTCATTCGCGCCGCCGTGAAGAGGTCCTCTCAATGCGCCGATAGCGGAGGTAATGCCTGAATACATATCACTCAGTGTAGCAACAGTAACACGAGCGGCAAAAGTAGATGCGTTAAGCTCATGGTCAGCATGCAGGACAAGCGCTTTATCCAGAGCCTGAACTGCCACTTTATCAGGCTCGCTGCCTGTCATTTGGTATAAAAAATTAGCGGCGATCGAAGGATATCCTTTGGGTTTGATCGGTTCTTTCCCTTCACGAATACGTGAAAATGCCGCGATAATCGTCGTAATTTGCGCTTGCAGCTTAATGGCTTTGCGAATATTGGACTCAGTGCTGATGTCGTTTGCTTCCTTATCATAAAGACCCAGACTCGAAATAGCTGTGCGAAGAGCTGCCATCGAATTCGTATCTTTAGGATAAAGCTTTAATTGATCAATGACTCCGGCTGGAACTTCACTGCTGGCATTCAAATCGTTTCGCAGCTTCTCAAGCTCGGATAATGTCGGTAATTTGCCATAATAAAGCAAGTAAATGACTTCTTCAAATGTCGAGTACTCGGCAAGGTCATCGATATCAAACCCACGATAAGTCAACACTCCATCCACAATGGAGCTGATCGACGAAGTCGTGGCAACAATTCCTTCTAAACCTTTGGTTGCTGTCATGGAAACCTCTCCTTAACTACTTAATTGGCAAAAATAATGGCTTTCTACTTACTCTCATCATAAATGATTTCAAGCGCTAAGTGAAGAAACGGGAACATAAAACTTCATTATCACTACCATAAAGATTCTTTTTGATAAAATTTGCTGGAATTCAGCAGATTCACCCGTTTTCCCGAATTTCGTCCGAAATGTCATTTCGTTCAGAATAATTTGTATGAACCGTCAGTGATTGATACAATGGAAAACAAAGAAATATCGTGGTCAGTCGGAGGAGATAAACATATGAGCACAAGCACGCGCATCGGGATCATGGATATCGGGTCCAACTCCATTCGTCTCGTTATTTACGAGTTAGGGGCGAATGGCGGCTACAGAGTAGTCAGCGAGTATAAGGAATCCGCCCGCCTTAGTGAGCGCATCGGAGACGATGGCATTTTGCATCTAGAAGATATTTTGTCCATTGTTCCTATTCTAACCCATTTCTCCTTGCTTTGTACAAATCATGAGGTCACAACGATTCGTTCGGCAGCCACCGCGGCTATCCGCAATGCCGTCAATTCAAGGGAAATCGTCGACATATTGCGAAGAGAAACCGGTTTGCCCATTGAAGTGTTAAGCGGGGCGGAAGAGGCTCGCTACGGCTTTCTCGGCGTGATCAACACCATCGACATTCGAGACGGATTAATCGTCGATATTGGCGGGGGCAGCACTGAGGTGACCTTATTCAGGAATCGGAAGATGCTCCACAGCATCTCCTTCCCCTTCGGATCCGTGAACACCACCAGCCAATTTTCCAAGGATGGGTTTGTCGGTGAAGATCGACTGCCGGATATTCGGCGAATGGTCTTGGCGGCACTATCCGAGCACCCATGGATACAAAGCTCCCCGGGACTGGCATTAATCGGGCTGGGCGGAACCATACGCAACCTCGGCAAAATGAATCAAAAGCGTCAAAAGTACTCGCTGCCCATCGCTCATAACTACATGATGCAGGGAGACGAGGTTGAATTTTTTCTCAAACTGCTTTCCGGCCTGCCGCTCGATAAACGCAGAAGGATTGACGGCATGTCCAAAGAACGGGCCGATATCATCGTCCCCGGCCTTACCATATTGGACACCATCTATAAGGCCGCTGGGGCTTCAGCTTGCCTGATAAGCGGCTCCGGCTTAAGGGATGGATTGTTTTATGAAGCCATCCGACCGGAGCAGCCAATGGTCGACGATGTGCTTGAGGCGAGCATTCAAAACCTGCTGCGGCTTCATCCCAATGCAGCGGGCCGTCATGTACAGCAGGTCAACAAACTCGCTATGAAATTGTTTGACGATATCGCAGACTCTGAACAGCTGTATATCCAGGCAGAAAACAAGCCGCTTCTGCATGCCGCCTCCCTGCTGTATCGAGTAGGGGTCAGCGTGCATTATTATCAATTCAGCAGGCACACTCAATATGTCATTTCACAAGCGAGAATCGATGGGTTTACCCATAGGGAAATGCTGCTCTGCTCGCTCATCGCCGCATACAAAACAAAAAGCAGAAATCATCAGATGGTGCTTATGCACAAAGACATTTTGAAGGAGTCCGACGAATTATTAATTATGAAGCTCGCTGCCTTGCTGCAGCTTTCCATTGCCATGGATCGAAGCGAAATTCAGGCCATTACCCATGCTACCGCGCGCATTAAGGGTAATGAGCTTCAGCTAAAGCTGACCTGTAATCACGATCCCTTCCTGGAGCTCAAAGAAATCGCCGATCTCGACAAAGAGTTTCAAAAGATGTGGAAGCTGAAGCTTATTCCTGAATGAGAAGCTTTTTCCACGAAATAGACTGCATCGCTTCGAACTGGCTCCTATATGGAGCCTTTTCATTGCTTATACGCTCATAGGAGCCGTTGGACAGCAATTGCCGTGCCTTGATATTATCCATCATCGAAATGTTCAAGATATGCTCCATTCTTTTTTTCAGCTTTGGATCGAGCACCGGACACATCAACTCGATTCGCCGAGTTAAATTCCGCGTCATCCAATCCGCGCTGGAAATATAATAGTCGGTATCTCCGCCATTTTCAAAATAATAAATTCGCGAATGCTCGAGAAAACGGTCGACAATGCTGCGCACGGTGATGTTCTCGCTTAAACCGGGGACACCGGGACGCAGGCAGCATACCCCGCGAACAATCAAGTCGATCTTGACACCGGCTTGCGAAGCCTCATACAGCACATCCACCATCTGCTGGTTGGAGAGCGAATTCATCTTGGCTTTTATATACGCGGGACGTCCGGATTTGGCATGCTCGGTTTCCCTTTCAATCAATTCGAACAGCTTGTCCTTCAAGTCTGAGGGCGCAACTGAAAATGCTTGCCAATTGTGCGGGGCGGAATAGCCGGTGATTTCATTGAATAAAGCGGATGCATCCTCGCCAATGACGGAATGGGCCGTGAACAACCCGACATCGGTGTAAAGCCTGGCCGTATTGTCATTATAGTTGCCGGTTCCCACATGCACATACCTTCTAAGGGAATCTTGCTCTTGTCTTACGACGAGCGTGATTTTCGCATGCGTTTTGAGTCCCACGAGCCCATATACCACATGGCAGCCGGATTTCTCCAGCTTTCTAGCCCAGGCAATATTACGTTCTTCGTCAAATCGCGCCTTCAGCTCCACAACCACTGTTACCTGCTTGCCCGACTCCGCTGCAATGGCCAATGCCTGAATGATCGGTGAATTCCCGCTTACCCGGTATAATGTCATTTTAATAGCTAGAACCTGAGGATCATAGGCGGCATGCACGACAAAATCCGTTACAGCATCAAAAGATTCATAAGGATGATGGACCAGTACATCGCTTTCCTTCAGCTGGGTAAAAAAGTCCGCGTTTGCTTCGAATTCCACCGGGTATTTGGGCTCAATCCGCGGATATCGCAAATGCTCAAAGCCATTCAAGCTTAGCGCCATTTTCATAAAATAGGAAAGATCCAGCGGACCATCAATCATAAATACGGAGTCATCGGAAAACTGAAATTCATCCTGGAGCTGGGTAAGCGCATAAGGATGCATGCTTTCTTGTACTTCAAGGCGAACCGGAGAGCCCCAGCGCCTGCGGCGAAGCTCTTTTTCTATTTCCTCCAGAAGATCCTCGGCACCCTCCTCGTTCAAGGTAAGATCCGCATTGCGCGTAACTCTGAACGCGTGCACCGCGACAGGGATATAACCGCTAAAGAGTGTATGTATATGCTGTTCAATCAGCTCTTCAATTAAGATGAATTCCCTCTTTTTGCTGTTCGGACGCACCGTCAGCGGGATATATCGGGATAAATTATTGGGAACCTGTATGATGGCAAAATAGTGCTCATCTCCCGGGTCCTCCTTCTCCAAAACCACGGATAAATAGACAGATTGATTATGGACAAGCGGAAAAGGACGGCTTTGATCGACAGCCATCGGAGTAAGCACAGGGAAAATAATATCATGGTAGTAAGCATCCATTGCCTTCTTCTGATTCGCGCTCAGTTCTTCGTACTCGGCGAACACAATGCCTTCCTTGACAAGCTGTCTCTTGATATCCCGATATGTTTTATATTGCTCATTAACCATCTTGGATGTGCGCTTCATGATGCGTTTAAGCAGTCCGGCAGGAGTGTAGCCTGTGAAATCCTTTTTGTTATACCCTGCCTTGACCTGATCCTTAAGGCCGGCAACACGAACACTCATGAATTCATCCAAATTACTGGACACGATGGATAAAAATTTCATGCGTTCCAGCAGCGGTGTGCTCGCATCCTGCGCTTCCTCAAGCACTCGCCAATTAAATTCGATCCAGCTTAAATCACGGTTCAGGTAATTGGATGGGATCTCTTTCTGAGCTGTTGTAGTTATACTCATACGGCCTCCGGCTTCATCAATTTTCGCAACCCTTATGATCTTATTGTACTATGACAGAACTGGGTCTACAATCACCCGGGAACATGCTACAATATAAGTATTATTATAAAGGAGAAAAATATTATGAATATCCTTAATCCCCAGCTCGTTCATCAAATTTTTCGGGGCATCTGGGTGGCTGTTATTTTGTTCTTGATCGGCCTGTTCCTTTACAAGGTGACGCCGCTGGTGTATCCCTTCCTCTTTGGCTGGGCGATTGCCTATCTGCTCAATCCGCTTGTAAATGTGCTGCAGCGCAGAGCCAAATTTCCCAGATGGCTGGCTGTTACCTTCTCGATGCTGCTTTTTTTTAGTGCGACGGTTACGTGCATCACACTGTTTGTGGCCAATATCGTTGTGGAAATCGGTACCCTTTCGGAAAAGCTTCAGGTCCAGAT includes:
- a CDS encoding Ppx/GppA phosphatase family protein, with translation MSTSTRIGIMDIGSNSIRLVIYELGANGGYRVVSEYKESARLSERIGDDGILHLEDILSIVPILTHFSLLCTNHEVTTIRSAATAAIRNAVNSREIVDILRRETGLPIEVLSGAEEARYGFLGVINTIDIRDGLIVDIGGGSTEVTLFRNRKMLHSISFPFGSVNTTSQFSKDGFVGEDRLPDIRRMVLAALSEHPWIQSSPGLALIGLGGTIRNLGKMNQKRQKYSLPIAHNYMMQGDEVEFFLKLLSGLPLDKRRRIDGMSKERADIIVPGLTILDTIYKAAGASACLISGSGLRDGLFYEAIRPEQPMVDDVLEASIQNLLRLHPNAAGRHVQQVNKLAMKLFDDIADSEQLYIQAENKPLLHAASLLYRVGVSVHYYQFSRHTQYVISQARIDGFTHREMLLCSLIAAYKTKSRNHQMVLMHKDILKESDELLIMKLAALLQLSIAMDRSEIQAITHATARIKGNELQLKLTCNHDPFLELKEIADLDKEFQKMWKLKLIPE
- the icd gene encoding NADP-dependent isocitrate dehydrogenase, encoding MPKFESFALPTEGQKITIENGVLQVPSNPIIPFIEGDGTGPDIWAASKRVLDAAVEKAYKGDKKIAWYEVYAGEKAFNKYNSWLPADTLTAIREYIVAIKGPLTTPVGGGIRSLNVALRQELDLYVCSRPVRYFSGVPSPVKRPELVDMIIFRENTEDIYAGIEWESGSAQVKKVIEFLQNEMGVNKIRFPETSGIGIKPVSEEGSKRLIRSAIEYAIKHKRKTLTLVHKGNIMKYTEGAFKNWGYELAEQEFGDKTFTWAQYDKIKEASGTDAANKAQKEAEAAGKVIVKDAIADIALQQVLTRPTDFDVIATLNLNGDYLSDALAAQVGGIGIAPGANINYITGHAIFEATHGTAPKYAGLDVVNPGSVILSGVMMLEHLGWLEAADLIYKGLETSINNKTVTYDFARLMEGAKEIKCSEFASEIIKNMG
- the citZ gene encoding citrate synthase encodes the protein MTATKGLEGIVATTSSISSIVDGVLTYRGFDIDDLAEYSTFEEVIYLLYYGKLPTLSELEKLRNDLNASSEVPAGVIDQLKLYPKDTNSMAALRTAISSLGLYDKEANDISTESNIRKAIKLQAQITTIIAAFSRIREGKEPIKPKGYPSIAANFLYQMTGSEPDKVAVQALDKALVLHADHELNASTFAARVTVATLSDMYSGITSAIGALRGPLHGGANEAVMAMLEEIGTVDNVESYVNDKLERKEKLMGFGHRVYKNGDPRAKHLQVMSKELGKITGNMKWYDMSIKIEAMVTEQKGLKPNVDFYSASVYTVLEIPRDLFTPIFAISRTSGWSAHMLEQYENNRLIRPRAEYTGPVSQKYTPINQR
- a CDS encoding RNA degradosome polyphosphate kinase; amino-acid sequence: MSITTTAQKEIPSNYLNRDLSWIEFNWRVLEEAQDASTPLLERMKFLSIVSSNLDEFMSVRVAGLKDQVKAGYNKKDFTGYTPAGLLKRIMKRTSKMVNEQYKTYRDIKRQLVKEGIVFAEYEELSANQKKAMDAYYHDIIFPVLTPMAVDQSRPFPLVHNQSVYLSVVLEKEDPGDEHYFAIIQVPNNLSRYIPLTVRPNSKKREFILIEELIEQHIHTLFSGYIPVAVHAFRVTRNADLTLNEEGAEDLLEEIEKELRRRRWGSPVRLEVQESMHPYALTQLQDEFQFSDDSVFMIDGPLDLSYFMKMALSLNGFEHLRYPRIEPKYPVEFEANADFFTQLKESDVLVHHPYESFDAVTDFVVHAAYDPQVLAIKMTLYRVSGNSPIIQALAIAAESGKQVTVVVELKARFDEERNIAWARKLEKSGCHVVYGLVGLKTHAKITLVVRQEQDSLRRYVHVGTGNYNDNTARLYTDVGLFTAHSVIGEDASALFNEITGYSAPHNWQAFSVAPSDLKDKLFELIERETEHAKSGRPAYIKAKMNSLSNQQMVDVLYEASQAGVKIDLIVRGVCCLRPGVPGLSENITVRSIVDRFLEHSRIYYFENGGDTDYYISSADWMTRNLTRRIELMCPVLDPKLKKRMEHILNISMMDNIKARQLLSNGSYERISNEKAPYRSQFEAMQSISWKKLLIQE